A portion of the Sphingobacterium spiritivorum genome contains these proteins:
- a CDS encoding glycosyltransferase family 4 protein codes for MRTAIIGTYPPRQCGIATFTQDLYKAMVKSSAETHSIFAMSDGSEDSFPEEVAFVIDRNNVDSYKNAAHLINSYYDACIIQHEYGIFGGDTGEFILELLYKLQVPVITNLHTVLQQPNANEQRILQQLSMYSSKITVMTERAIHMLSDIYQVDTQLVELIPHGVPDFNYDQEEAKAKLGLSDKKVMLSFGFLGRSKGFETAIDAVASVKDSDFKYIILGSTHPNIIRHEGEIYRQSLMDKVKELGIEDKVEFVDTFATEELLVQYLSACDIYVTPYPNENQISSGTLSFAIGAGAAVLSTPYWYAKDLLADDRGILFDFKDSEGLATIINLLLEEPLLMARYRSNAQLYGQEMSWTNIGKRHLALLQSLKKTDAKPTISFNSRTLKKNIAALFPTGNSRLSS; via the coding sequence ATGAGAACTGCTATCATCGGAACATACCCACCCAGACAGTGTGGTATCGCCACTTTCACACAAGATCTTTATAAAGCGATGGTAAAATCATCTGCTGAAACACACAGTATATTTGCAATGTCGGATGGATCAGAAGATTCCTTTCCGGAAGAAGTCGCTTTTGTAATAGACCGAAACAATGTGGATAGTTATAAGAATGCAGCTCACCTGATTAATTCGTATTATGATGCTTGTATTATTCAGCATGAGTACGGAATTTTTGGAGGAGACACCGGTGAATTCATTCTCGAGCTTCTGTATAAATTACAAGTTCCGGTAATAACCAATTTACACACGGTACTCCAGCAGCCTAATGCTAATGAACAGCGTATTTTGCAACAACTGTCTATGTATAGCAGTAAAATAACAGTGATGACTGAACGCGCAATTCATATGTTGAGCGATATTTATCAGGTTGATACTCAACTGGTCGAACTCATTCCACATGGAGTGCCGGATTTCAATTACGACCAGGAGGAAGCGAAAGCAAAACTTGGATTAAGTGATAAAAAAGTCATGCTTAGCTTTGGTTTTCTTGGAAGAAGTAAGGGTTTTGAAACCGCTATTGATGCAGTCGCATCTGTGAAGGATAGTGATTTTAAATATATAATACTTGGATCTACTCACCCCAATATTATACGCCATGAAGGGGAAATATACAGACAGTCTCTTATGGATAAGGTCAAAGAACTGGGTATAGAAGACAAAGTAGAGTTTGTCGATACGTTTGCCACAGAAGAATTACTGGTTCAATATCTGAGCGCCTGTGATATTTATGTAACACCATATCCTAATGAAAATCAGATAAGTAGCGGTACATTGTCATTCGCAATTGGTGCAGGTGCGGCAGTGCTTTCGACTCCATACTGGTATGCTAAAGATCTGCTGGCAGATGATCGGGGAATATTGTTTGACTTTAAAGATTCGGAAGGCCTGGCTACTATTATCAATCTTTTACTGGAAGAACCTTTACTTATGGCCAGATACAGATCCAATGCGCAACTATATGGACAGGAAATGTCATGGACTAATATTGGGAAGCGACATTTGGCTTTATTGCAAAGCCTTAAAAAGACAGATGCCAAGCCAACTATTTCATTCAACAGCCGGACGCTGAAAAAGAATATAGCGGCTCTGTTTCCCACGGGCAATAGCAGACTCTCTTCGTAA
- a CDS encoding ferritin-like domain-containing protein — MTTENKTAEIVNDLIEINNDRIEGYTRALEDLKDEENLDLRSLFEDYIQQTRQFNSELNPLVVINGEEPTTGTRTSGKLHRLWLDVKATFSGNDRKSILEECERGEDASKKAYQEALREAPHLPINVVDVIRSQAEKQLQAHDRIRDLRDSSR; from the coding sequence ATGACTACGGAAAACAAAACAGCTGAAATTGTGAATGATCTTATTGAAATCAATAATGACAGAATTGAAGGATATACCAGAGCATTAGAAGATCTTAAAGACGAAGAAAATCTTGATCTGAGATCTCTGTTTGAAGATTATATCCAACAAACCCGTCAATTCAACAGCGAACTTAATCCATTGGTTGTCATCAATGGTGAGGAGCCAACTACAGGTACACGTACATCAGGCAAATTGCACCGTTTATGGCTGGATGTAAAGGCTACATTCAGCGGTAATGATCGTAAGAGTATTCTTGAGGAATGTGAACGTGGAGAAGATGCAAGCAAAAAAGCTTACCAGGAGGCATTACGTGAAGCACCACATCTTCCTATTAACGTGGTAGATGTGATCAGAAGTCAGGCTGAAAAACAATTGCAGGCTCATGATCGCATACGTGATCTTAGAGACAGCAGTAGATAA
- a CDS encoding pyridoxamine 5'-phosphate oxidase family protein has product MNTEQNREENLDGQKALEKIREIVDDAKTCFFCTDIRTGVPLSVRPMTVLQVDDNGYLWFMTSSQTHKDEEVAKDPFVNLMMQSGKRAGFLNLYGIAEELENQEKINELWSPALEIWFDGPEDPRIVLLRVEILEGHYWDNKNIAPVAAFKMLKSLLTGKPDHDGIHGDLTV; this is encoded by the coding sequence ATGAACACAGAACAAAACAGAGAAGAAAATCTAGACGGACAGAAGGCCTTAGAAAAAATAAGAGAAATTGTAGATGATGCCAAAACATGCTTTTTCTGTACAGATATACGTACAGGAGTGCCACTTTCTGTACGGCCAATGACAGTGTTACAGGTAGATGATAATGGTTATCTGTGGTTTATGACTTCTTCGCAGACACACAAGGATGAAGAAGTTGCTAAAGATCCTTTTGTTAATCTTATGATGCAAAGTGGTAAGAGAGCAGGCTTTCTGAATTTATATGGGATAGCCGAAGAACTGGAAAATCAGGAGAAGATCAATGAACTTTGGAGTCCCGCATTAGAAATCTGGTTTGATGGACCGGAAGATCCCCGGATTGTTTTATTGAGAGTAGAAATTTTAGAAGGTCATTATTGGGATAATAAGAATATTGCTCCTGTAGCAGCATTCAAAATGCTAAAATCTTTGCTAACCGGAAAGCCAGATCATGATGGTATACATGGAGATCTTACGGTGTAG
- a CDS encoding type 1 glutamine amidotransferase domain-containing protein, with product MNKIAILAADGFEEIELKSPKIYLQNKGYQADIVSPKDIEFVRSWNHFDWGPSYPIDVHLAEADPSVYEALILPGGTLSPDALRVLPKALDFIRHFIEQNKLIAAICHGAWPLIELDFVKGKRMTSVSNIRSDLKNAGAIWEDDAVIQDGNLISSRTPDDLEFFNSAITAYLEEVLL from the coding sequence ATGAACAAAATAGCCATATTAGCTGCAGACGGTTTTGAGGAAATTGAATTAAAATCACCAAAAATATATTTGCAGAATAAGGGATATCAGGCAGACATTGTATCGCCAAAAGATATAGAATTTGTACGGTCATGGAATCATTTTGACTGGGGTCCTTCCTACCCGATTGATGTACATCTTGCAGAGGCTGATCCGTCAGTTTATGAAGCACTGATTTTACCCGGAGGAACACTGAGTCCTGATGCTCTTCGTGTCTTACCTAAAGCACTAGATTTTATCAGGCATTTTATTGAACAAAATAAACTGATAGCTGCAATCTGTCACGGTGCCTGGCCGCTTATAGAACTTGACTTTGTAAAAGGAAAGAGAATGACTTCTGTCAGCAATATCCGCTCCGATCTGAAAAATGCAGGGGCAATCTGGGAAGATGATGCGGTCATTCAGGATGGCAACCTGATCAGTAGCCGCACTCCGGATGATCTCGAATTCTTCAATAGCGCTATTACAGCATATCTGGAAGAAGTATTACTTTAA
- a CDS encoding DUF421 domain-containing protein, producing the protein MDGFRKIFLEGVEWGFLGEIVVRSVIMFALILIILRLSGKKGVRQLTLFEVAIILSLGSAAGDPMFQEELPVLYAFVVLFSVILIYKFVTWASSKSAFLNKMLEGQAMVVVRAGEFDLKHEHDGDFSKMEFFSELRNQSVEHLGQVKMAVLEIDGTMSILFYADKEVKYGLPLFPDDYRQVKEEFQSGPFACMYCGRVEETIPDEDFCKRCNRTKWTQAMDSRRI; encoded by the coding sequence ATGGACGGCTTTAGAAAAATCTTTTTAGAGGGAGTGGAATGGGGTTTTCTCGGAGAGATTGTTGTGCGCTCTGTTATTATGTTTGCTTTGATCCTGATTATCCTTAGGTTATCAGGCAAGAAAGGTGTACGGCAGTTGACCCTTTTTGAAGTGGCGATCATCCTGAGTCTCGGTTCTGCTGCAGGAGATCCGATGTTTCAGGAAGAGCTGCCCGTGCTGTATGCTTTTGTAGTGTTATTTTCAGTAATACTGATTTATAAATTCGTGACATGGGCTTCGTCAAAATCTGCCTTCCTCAATAAAATGCTGGAAGGTCAGGCTATGGTTGTGGTCAGAGCAGGCGAGTTTGATCTGAAACATGAGCATGACGGAGATTTTTCGAAGATGGAGTTTTTCTCTGAATTGCGCAATCAATCCGTAGAGCATCTGGGTCAGGTAAAAATGGCAGTATTAGAAATAGATGGAACAATGAGTATACTTTTTTATGCAGATAAGGAAGTAAAGTACGGATTACCCCTATTCCCGGATGATTACCGGCAGGTAAAGGAGGAGTTTCAATCTGGTCCGTTTGCCTGTATGTATTGTGGAAGAGTAGAGGAAACAATACCAGACGAAGACTTTTGTAAACGCTGTAACCGAACTAAATGGACGCAAGCAATGGACAGCAGGAGAATTTAA
- a CDS encoding ATP-binding protein — protein MNKKIENGANNFSDQKNESDYIKGQYSLFEEDFDRDQLCFDIFFKEGPFGILLLDRYFQIGRLNQKLEKMLEYKPKEMLGRQVFEFLAGEDALSLKSVLQNSQALKTPLLVSLRFVKDKNKVLMTDTYVRKYKTKVGDEQYCLLIFDKEFSPNGQLLELKQEIYHTIIATQEQERQNIGHLLHDSTAQLLYAIRLNLQHQTLKSGEKDWMLPIKEMLNEAIFQIRNISMDLVPSVLNDFGLKAAIGSMSERITIPDFQVIPLVQEKCEQLSDEMKLAVYRIVQELLNNCMKHAVATRIRVKVTMKDDWVNVEVGDNGKGFKKDVQECMEKGSGLRNIQSRINFYNGNIKIKTENTGTTVLVTLQVI, from the coding sequence ATGAACAAAAAAATAGAGAACGGAGCAAATAACTTTAGCGATCAAAAGAATGAGTCTGACTACATCAAAGGGCAGTATTCGCTGTTCGAGGAAGATTTTGATCGGGACCAACTCTGTTTCGATATTTTTTTCAAAGAAGGGCCGTTTGGGATTCTGCTTCTTGACCGGTATTTTCAAATAGGACGTCTCAATCAGAAGCTGGAAAAGATGCTGGAGTATAAACCGAAAGAAATGTTGGGTCGGCAGGTTTTTGAATTTCTGGCAGGAGAGGATGCGCTTAGTTTAAAATCTGTTTTACAGAATAGTCAGGCATTAAAGACTCCGTTACTGGTAAGTTTGAGATTTGTAAAGGACAAAAACAAGGTGTTAATGACAGATACTTATGTTCGTAAGTACAAAACAAAGGTTGGCGATGAGCAATATTGTTTGCTTATCTTTGATAAAGAGTTTAGTCCAAATGGTCAGTTGCTGGAATTAAAGCAAGAGATCTACCATACTATTATTGCTACTCAGGAACAGGAAAGACAAAATATTGGACATTTATTACATGACAGTACTGCACAGCTACTGTATGCAATCCGGCTTAATCTTCAACACCAGACTTTAAAATCGGGAGAAAAAGATTGGATGCTACCTATCAAAGAAATGTTAAATGAAGCTATTTTTCAGATCAGGAATATATCCATGGATCTTGTTCCATCTGTACTGAATGATTTTGGATTGAAAGCAGCTATTGGCTCTATGTCTGAACGGATTACTATTCCGGATTTTCAGGTCATTCCGCTGGTACAGGAGAAATGCGAACAATTATCTGATGAGATGAAACTCGCTGTTTACCGGATTGTACAGGAACTCCTGAACAATTGCATGAAGCATGCTGTAGCCACAAGAATCCGGGTAAAAGTAACAATGAAAGATGATTGGGTAAATGTGGAAGTTGGAGATAATGGAAAAGGATTTAAGAAAGATGTACAGGAATGTATGGAAAAAGGGTCTGGATTGAGAAATATTCAGAGCAGAATCAATTTCTATAATGGAAATATAAAAATAAAAACAGAAAATACCGGAACTACCGTGCTTGTAACATTGCAAGTAATATGA
- a CDS encoding response regulator transcription factor: MRKIRIILAEDHLVVRNGIKLLLDSQDNFEVVGEVGSGKEVLDLLTSGTEADILITDLSMHNIDGLQLMKEIESRNIALKVIVLTMLDCDQHVSKSFQSGAKAYLVKNVAAEEMIFCINHVAKGGRFLCEELTMKFIDKLIEKSVTQPTKIDPAELDLSSRELEVLELLGEGLTNLEISKRLFLSKRTVEGHRQSLIDKTKSKNTPALIKFAILNGLID; encoded by the coding sequence ATGAGAAAAATCAGAATAATATTAGCAGAAGACCACCTGGTGGTCAGAAATGGAATCAAATTATTGTTGGATTCTCAGGACAATTTTGAAGTTGTAGGGGAGGTGGGAAGCGGAAAAGAAGTATTAGATCTTTTGACTTCAGGAACAGAGGCCGATATCCTGATTACCGATCTGAGTATGCATAATATTGACGGTCTTCAACTCATGAAAGAGATAGAATCCCGTAATATTGCTCTTAAGGTTATTGTTCTTACCATGCTGGATTGTGATCAGCATGTCTCCAAATCTTTCCAAAGCGGAGCTAAAGCTTATCTGGTAAAAAATGTGGCTGCGGAAGAAATGATCTTCTGCATCAATCACGTCGCAAAGGGAGGAAGATTCCTGTGTGAAGAATTGACAATGAAGTTTATTGATAAGCTTATTGAAAAATCAGTAACACAACCTACCAAAATTGATCCTGCTGAACTCGACCTTTCCTCTCGTGAACTGGAAGTTCTGGAATTGTTGGGCGAAGGCCTTACAAATCTGGAAATATCAAAACGTTTGTTTCTGAGTAAGCGAACTGTAGAAGGACACAGACAAAGTCTAATCGATAAGACAAAATCTAAAAATACTCCTGCATTGATTAAATTTGCTATTCTTAATGGATTAATTGATTAA